CTGTGCTGTGCTGTGCTGTGCTGTGCTGTGCTGTGCTGTGCTGTGCTGTGCTGTGCTGTGCTGTGCTGTGCTGTGCTGTGCTGTGCTGCTAACGTACTATCAACAAAATTTC
This sequence is a window from Chitinivibrionia bacterium. Protein-coding genes within it:
- a CDS encoding adenine methyltransferase, whose protein sequence is MLINLRVFQETLDHAIATIAWSFGAFSFLRNFVDSTLAAQHSTAQHSTAQHSTAQHSTAQHSTAQH